One Spea bombifrons isolate aSpeBom1 chromosome 1, aSpeBom1.2.pri, whole genome shotgun sequence DNA window includes the following coding sequences:
- the ENAM gene encoding enamelin, protein MPMHLGHTGSNSEEMPHVGSMYGLGFPHYSQMVPLHQASAWQPFSWLPQNAAKFQQMPHQVPQLQKRNPHQHQPQFTGPQSQFKHQHVTKQPQQALQLPPAPSPQIPQMFPPFPGEISPYQQYWPQLNNYLEYFRMGGRPPYNSEEINEDEEAPEKESPKAESTVTETSNSTTADTNSTTVDSSQGNNTTPNVSLPVDSQNVRLNGQNVSPDTVPVSPFNHGKNINTLAHASKPFQQTVLGNTQHKYYVIDKAGSGDHHNHIHLLTHLINKGSFTSSPNSGNLGYIRESQHFDPDKHSGRATIPKGSHNDGPRGTSQNIVRLPRYESVQPHTGNNKVQNLGNFRRKHEERQTGEHSHWPIKNNKIPKPKMIILDPQRNEYLAEYNRQLNVQGQQTMPRGLLTNHQNIQFQTQNESNQKNRLNVVGQNSKALLISDTPFIQSENPPQQLPDENFYEKDVRVFLRDSPWMNKQGSPQITKVPSGQQQRTIYIVSPFASNNTPVHPDDRQRTEGILNHAVEEENEQNNQQPNPLHHRNGMYPENKIHGQSSTVPYSGKQPWVNHLEFSAVEPNLHDPMESHLTHANQIRQELYNNDRMTENQSKYVLLSNPEPSMHTERIYFPGNQPLHQIIDGPIHKIIDSLDHNGYFAGYNVDSQTQNKKSPNSTNIQSEPIETVYYIIRHEPHLGQVDPVNLQLSPFTEKHSGVYNPDNSAATHKDNANYDMYPSGMRGQSPYQREPGIGHTGSTHYTCYLPVIENDSTSGLPGQLYVCCKHTHAEQGTIGKLENSNFRLTLQEYNEWLPYQDRTHRQHTRNVIDSSLTPACNNSNNENILSSGGERSEAISCVTNGCDEQKSEHSYRSFGVVDKRPCSARGDADNYLPLFQDTSTSPRKNDIAFEKVELPQINIQAEGTTTENDARLKKATGKLLSILTCPKNRQKIPQANTVPSKPNAFYLKRDIPAGEPSTVAGVVTHDEYSMVHQPSENNIDPVSNVADCLILNK, encoded by the exons ATGCCT ATGCACCTAGGACACACAGGGAGTAACAGTGAAGAG ATGCCTCATGTGGGCTCTATGTATGGACTAGGTTTCCCACATTACTCACAGATGGTCCCATTACATCAAGCTTCAGCCTGGCAACCCTTCTCATGGCTTCCACAAAATGCAGCCAAGTTTCAACAAATGCCCCACCAAGTGCCGCAATTGCAGAAAAGAAACCCACACCAGCACCAACCACAATTCACAGGACCACAAAGCCAATTCAAACATCAACATGTAACTAAACAGCCTCAGCAAGCTCTTCAGTTACCTCCTGCACCCAGCCCCCAGATACCACAA ATGTTCCCTCCATTTCCTGGTGAAATCAGTCCTTATCAGCAATATTGGCCACAG CTGAACAACTACTTAGAGTATTTCAGAATGGGAGGAAGGCCACCCTATAATTCTGAGGAAATAAATGAAGATGAAGAAGCCCCTGAGAAAGAGTCCCCTAAAGCAGAAAGTACAGTTACAGAGACAAGCAATTCAACAACAGCTGACACTAATTCAACAACTGTAGACTCAAGCCAAGGAAATAACACAACACCAAATGTTAGTCTACCCGTTGACTCTCAAAATGTTAGGTTAAATGGCCAAAATGTGTCACCAGATACAGTACCTGTAAGCCCCTTTaatcatggaaaaaatataaacacgTTAGCCCATGCTTCCAAGCCATTTCAACAGACGGTTTTAGGCAACACTCAACATAAGTATTATGTGATTGACAAAGCAGGAAGTGGAGACCATCATAATCATATCCACTTACTTAcccacttaataaataaaggcaGTTTTACTAGCAGCCCAAATTCTGGAAATCTGGGTTATATCAGAGAAAGCCAACACTTTGATCCTGACAAACATTCCGGCAGAGCAACTATACCAAAAGGTAGTCACAATGATGGACCAAGAGGTACATCACAAAATATTGTCAGGCTACCTAGATATGAAAGTGTACAACCacatactggaaataataaagtACAAAATCTTGGAAATTtcagaagaaaacatgaagaaaGACAAACTGGGGAACATTCCCATTGgccaattaaaaataacaaaatacccAAACCAAAAATGATTATTCTTGACCCACAACGCAATGAATACTTAGCTGAATATAATAGACAGCTAAATGTTCAAGGTCAACAAACAATGCCTAGAGGCCTGCTTACCAATCATCAGAACATTCAGTTTCAGACTCAGAATGAGAGCAATCAGAAAAATAGGCTTAATGTTGTAGGCCAAAACAGCAAAGCTCTTTTAATCAGTGACACCCCTTTCATTCAAAGTGAAAACCCCCCTCAACAGCTCCCAGATGAAAACTTCTATGAAAAAGATGTAAGAGTTTTCCTCAGGGATAGCCCATGGATGAACAAACAAGGCAGTCCGCAAATAACTAAAGTACCTTCTGGACAGCAACAGAGGACAATATATATCGTAAGCCCCTTTGCATCAAATAACACTCCAGTGCATCCTGATGATAGACAAAGAACAGAAGGTATATTAAACCATGCAGTggaagaggaaaatgaacaaaataaccAACAACCTAACCCACTACATCATAGGAATGGAATGTatccagaaaataaaatacatggtcAAAGTAGCACTGTGCCTTATTCAGGAAAACAACCTTGGGTCAACCATTTAGAATTTTCAGCAGTTGAGCCTAACTTGCACGACCCGATGGAAAGCCACCTTACCCATGCAAATCAAATTAGGCAAGAATTATATAACAATGACAGAATGACAGAAAATCAGAGTAAATATGTGTTATTATCCAATCCAGAGCCATCAATGCACACAGAACGAATTTACTTTCCTGGTAACCAACCTTTGCATCAGATTATAGATGGTCCTATCCATAAAATAATTGATTCCTTGGATCACAACGGGTACTTTGCAGGTTACAACGTTGACTCACAgacccaaaataaaaaaagtcccAATAGCACAAACATCCAatctgagccaatagagactgtatattacattattagacATGAGCCTCACCTTGGTCAAGTTGACCCTGTTAATCTACAGTTATCTCCTTTTACAGAAAAACATTCAGGGGTTTACAATCCAGATAATTCTGCAGCAACCCACAAAGACAATGCAAATTATGATATGTACCCTTCTGGTATGAGAGGTCAGTCTCCATATCAGAGAGAACCAGGAATCGGTCACACAGGGTCTACGCATTATACTTGCTATTTACCTGTTATTGAAAATGATTCAACAAGTGGACTCCCTGGCCAGTTATATGTTTGctgtaaacacacacatgcagaaCAAGGCACTATAGGAAAACTAGAAAACTCTAATTTCAGATTAACTTTACAGGAATATAATGAATGGCTGCCATATCAGGATAGAACCCACAGGCAGCATACAAGAAACGTAATTGATTCTTCTCTAACACCAGCTTGCAATAATTcaaacaatgaaaatatattatccTCAGGAGGTGAGCGCTCTGAAGCCATATCTTGTGTTACAAACGGTTGTGATGAACAGAAGTCAGAACATTCATACCGCAGTTTCGGAGTAGTTGACAAAAGGCCATGTAGTGCTAGAGGAGATGCGGATAATTACCTTCCGCTCTTCCAAGATACATCAACGTCACCAAGGAAAAATGACATTGCTTTTGAAAAAGTTGAATTGccacaaataaatatacaggcAGAGGGAACGACAACAGAGAACGATGCAAGGTTGAAGAAAGCCACAGGCAAACTACTGAGCATATTGACCTGTCCCAAAAACAGGCAAAAGATTCCACAGGCAAACACAGTTCCCAGCAAaccaaatgcattttatttaaaacgtGACATACCCGCTGGAGAGCCATCTACTGTAGCAGGTGTAGTTACTCATGATGAATATTCTATGGTGCACCAACCGTCTGAAAACAATATTGACCCAGTGAGCAATGTGGCAGACTGTTTAATACTCAACAAGTAA